Proteins co-encoded in one Hyla sarda isolate aHylSar1 chromosome 4, aHylSar1.hap1, whole genome shotgun sequence genomic window:
- the LOC130368889 gene encoding uncharacterized protein LOC130368889 isoform X2, translated as MLFTLDVLFFSQRCRLSIEQDDAALFFQRYFTELVSDSGSLTKRAESPETAVTTRVCPRRSCRCPASCVYVHGLHGIKSWCTSLRHQPSTLKIYARSGVVRPPGPHRSQQGTSSHKGTT; from the exons ATGCTATTTACACTGGATGTCTTATTCTTTTCCCAAAGATGCAGATTGTCTATAGAACAAGATGACGCTGCACTTTTCTTTCAAAGATATTTCACAGAG ctggtgtcagACTCTGGgagtctgacgaagcgggctgagtcccctgaaacagctgtaactacacGTGTGTGCCCTCGGCGTTCCTGCCGGTGTCCTGCTTCTTGTGTTTATGTCCATGGCCTTCACGGAATAAAGTCTTGGTGCACAAGCttacgg CACCAACCTTCTACACTGAAGATCTATGCAAGGTCAGGAGTGGTCAGACCACCAGGACCCCACCGATCCCAACAAGGTACCAGCTCTCACAAAGGCACCACATAA